Below is a window of Deltaproteobacteria bacterium DNA.
GATGGGAGACATGGAGGAAAGACTGAGTACCTTCGATTTTGGCCCGCTCGATGAAACATTTCATGAACAGTTTATACCGATCATGAAGACCCTTTCAGATGAGGATGTGCTGGAAGGTCTCGCGATACTCCTGCAGATGGTCCGGTCCTTGTCGGAACTCGCTCTGGCGGGTATGGGCGGCGATGTCGGTGAGGCCGCACGGCGGGTCAGATTGGTCGGTAAAAGCATAAAGACGGTCGGACTGACCCTGTCGCCCTATTTCCTTCAGAAAGCCTTGCCGATGATTCAGTTACTCCTGGCTGCCGCCAGTGAAGAGCAACAGCAGTAATCCGGGGATTTTACCTTCAGACCAAACGGACCCGGTGACAGACATCACATAAAGGAGGGAGCCGACATGGCGGATAAAACGGTACTGAGCGGCATCGTGGGTGCTGCACATGTGCTGTCCGACAAAGAAGTACTGGCTGAATTTGCCACCGACAGCAGCTTTGATGCAGGCATATCTCCGGTTCTTCTTGTGAAACCTCATTGCCTTGATGAAATCAGGGAAATCCTTATCGCGGCGAACCGGGACAAATTTTCAATTATTCCGATCTCTTCGGGTGGACCCCATCATCACGGAGACACCGTGCCGATAACAGAAGATACCGTTATGGTGGATCTTTCCGAAATGAAG
It encodes the following:
- a CDS encoding FAD-binding oxidoreductase, with the protein product MADKTVLSGIVGAAHVLSDKEVLAEFATDSSFDAGISPVLLVKPHCLDEIREILIAANRDKFSIIPISSGGPHHHGDTVPITEDTVMVDLSEMK